The following nucleotide sequence is from Camelina sativa cultivar DH55 unplaced genomic scaffold, Cs unpScaffold01539, whole genome shotgun sequence.
CATCAGTCTCCATCTTCATCAATTTGATTCTTCAAATTCTTGAATCTTCCATCGAttgaaaccctagatttctGCAATTGAgagtgaataaaaaaaaaatggagggtTCGTCGACGATGATGGCAAGGAAGACATGGGAACTGGAGAACAACATTATAACAGTAGACCAACCTGATTCAACCTCTGACACTGTCTTCTACTACGACGATACTGCGCAGAGTAGGTTCCAGCAGGAGAAACCATGGGCTAATGATCCTCACTACTTCAAGCGAGTTAAGATCTCAGCGCTCGCTCTTCTTAAGATGGTGGTCCACGCTCGCTCTGGTGGCACTATTGAAATCATGGGTCTTATGCANGAAACCCTAGATTTCTGCAATTGAgagtgaataaaaaaaaaatggagggtTCGTCGACGATGATGGC
It contains:
- the LOC109131659 gene encoding COP9 signalosome complex subunit 5a-like, whose product is MEGSSTMMARKTWELENNIITVDQPDSTSDTVFYYDDTAQSRFQQEKPWANDPHYFKRVKISALALLKMVVHARSGGTIEIMGLMXETLDFCN